The following is a genomic window from Rhodothermales bacterium.
ATGTCATCGGATGTGATGACGACATCAAAGTAGCGATCCAGATCGAACTTCCGAAACGCGAGCTGTTGGTTCTGGCGCGAGGCGGACGTCGTCAGCGCCAGCGGGTGGCTGCCGGCGATGGTCGAGATGAACGGGAGGACGTCGGGCACGGGGAGGAGTTCGTCGATGTACGACTCGTACAGCAGCCGGCGTTCCTGGAGCAGGGCCTCGGCGTCGAGCGGCCGGCTCGCGTGGTTGTCGATCATGAAATGGACGATTTCGCGATCCGTGCGCCCCTTGTAGGCTTCAAACAGATCCGCCGGCACCGCCATCCCGTGGGCCGTGAAGACCATTGTAGCCGTACGCTCGTGGAGCGGCTCGGAATCGATGATGACGCCGTCCATGTCGAAGATGACGGCATCCAATGCGCTGAGTACGGGTTTCAAGTCGGTCGGCATAGGGTCTGGATAGAAATCGAGGGGGTATTCACGTGGAAGGCGCCAGCCGGCTCCGCAACGTGAGCGTCAACGAGAAGCCGGCGAGGAGGAGGATGCTGATCAGCACCAGGAAGGCGGACCATCCGGCGCGGGCGTAGACGAGGCCAGGCAGGTACGAGCCGGCCGCCCCGCCGACATAATAGATCGTAATGTAGAGGCTATTCACCGTGGCCGCGTCATGATTGGTCCCCTCCGTCAGCGTGGCCGCGATGACGGCGTGGATCAGGAAGAAGCCGGCCGTCAGGATCGTCACCCGATAAACATCGCTTCAACGGCCGGCACGACCGCAAGCATCGCCCCGGCCGCCATCACCAGCAGGCTCGTCACGATGGTAGGCCACAGCCCCCCGATGGCCTCGGCGATGCGGGGCGCATTCACCGAGACCACAAGGCCCAGCAAAAAGCCGAGATAATAGAGGGAGATGCGACCCTGACCGATCGCGGGATCGAGCGCTTCGAGCCGAAAGGGCATATAGTTCAGCAGCCCGGTCATCGCAAAAAAACCGAGGAAGACAATCCCGTAGAGGCGCATGAGGCGGGTGTCCTGCAGCGTATCCAGGTAGCCGCGCAATGAGCCGGGCCGGACGGTCCGAGGCTCGCTCGCCGGCTCTGCCGGCAACAGGCTTGTCAGCGCCCCGACAGCCAGCGTCACACCACCCAGCAGCAGGAAATAGGACGGCCAGGGTTGGGACTGCGACAGAAAGCCGGCCACGATGCGCCCGCACAATCCGCCCGCCACCGACGCGGCGACATAATACCCCATCGTCTGCCGGATCGTCTTCGAAACAACGATGATATACGTCATCGTCGCTGCCAGCAGACCGGAGATCAGCAAGCCCTCGAAGAGCCGGACGAGCTTAAGCATCCCGAACCCCAGCCCCGACGCAAACGCCAGTTCACTAAGGCCCAGCAGCAGCAGGCACACACGCAACAGCCGGCGCGGCGCCATGTGCTGCATCGCCCACCCCGATACCAGCGGCCCGACGGCCATGGCCAGCAAACTCCAGGTGATGAGTGACGCCGACGCCGTTTCGGAAATCGCCAGGGACCGGCTCAATAACGGAAGCAAAGGCTGGATCCCGTACAGGGCGGCCATCCCGAGGAACGTGCCCGAAACAACCAGAAGGGTAATTAGGAGCGACATGCGTAAAGACGTTAAAAGTTTAAAGTTTAAAGTTTAATACTTCGGACACTTTTTGTAGCTGGACCGTTTCTGACGATCAGGCCCCTCCTCGATCCGAGGAGGGGCCTGAATTGTCACGCGGCAGCGCACTCCTTTGTAAACTGTCCGAAGTATTTAAGTTTAAAGTTAAAGGTTAAAGGCGTCGACCTTAAACATTAAACCTTGAACATTAAACCAAAAAAGCATCTTCCCACCGGGAAGATGCTTTTTTACACCACGGAGCGGCCCTCTGGCATCGTCTGACTCACCGATGACCGGACAGATGGGATATGCGAAGCCCTGAACTCACACTATAACCCCTTCGATCGATCGGCACTAAAAGCCGGCAGTGACAGAGCGTGAGGACCGCTCCATGGCGCGTACTCCACCATGGAAATCTCTCTCAGGTCTTCCTTCGTGACACGCCGGCGGGGCTCCGGAAGTACGCCGCTTCTACATCTTCAATTCACACAATACGGCTCCCGCCGGCTCAGTCGCCAAACAGCGATTCCAGGTCGCGGTCGAACGCCGGCCGTTCGTCGACGGCGATATACGGCCGGAAACTCTGGAAATCGAGGTCTTCAAACTCATTTTGCACCTGCTCATCCAGCCACTCTCTTTCCATGAGGCCCATCAGGGATACCCCGTATTCTTCCTCGAAGTAGCGGAGGAGATGCATGCCGGCGGCACCCTCGGTCGGGGCGACATAGCCAACCTGATCCAGAAATTCCTTAATTTTGTCGTTCATTGTCGATGGGCGTTGGTTTCAAACGGTATCGGATCTCCGGGCGCCGGTCTAAACCGCAACCGGGGGCCATTGGAATGACTGACGGAAGAACGAGCCCGACATGAACAGCCTACATACGCATGTCATCCTCTTTTAATAGACTGGCCATGCCCCACACTGGCTTTCGCCTTTTCGTGTACTGCTGCATCGCGGTGCTTTTTACGGGATTTTTTGTCCTGCCAGCACACGCCCAGGACAACACCCTCTGGCCGGGTTTCCGGCATGACAACCAGCGGACCGGGCGGAGCCCGCTTGCCGGCCCTTCGTTTCCGGATGCATTGTGGCAGCGCGATCTGCGCGGCTTCGCGTACGCCTCGCCGGCATTCGGCCCGGGCGGTGTGATTTACGCGGCCTCGGAGAGCCGGCTGTACGCCTACGACCGCGGCGGCGTCCAGCAGTGGACGTTCGACTTCCTGGATGTCGGCCCGGCATCCGTCGACATCCGCGGCATCGTCTCTTCGCCGGCCGTCACGCCCGCCGGCATCGTCTACATCGGCTCGCTCGATGAGAATCTCTACAGCCTCAACGCCAACGGCTCGCTGCGGTGGACGCTCGACACCGGTGGCCAGATCTTTTCCTCGCCGGTAGTCAATGCCGCCGGTCGGGTGTTCGTGGGCTCCCGCTCGGGCAACGTCTACGCCGTCAATGCCGACGGAAGCATCGCGTGGACCTTCCCCACAGACGGCG
Proteins encoded in this region:
- a CDS encoding HAD family phosphatase, producing MKPVLSALDAVIFDMDGVIIDSEPLHERTATMVFTAHGMAVPADLFEAYKGRTDREIVHFMIDNHASRPLDAEALLQERRLLYESYIDELLPVPDVLPFISTIAGSHPLALTTSASRQNQQLAFRKFDLDRYFDVVITSDD
- a CDS encoding MFS transporter, with translation MSLLITLLVVSGTFLGMAALYGIQPLLPLLSRSLAISETASASLITWSLLAMAVGPLVSGWAMQHMAPRRLLRVCLLLLGLSELAFASGLGFGMLKLVRLFEGLLISGLLAATMTYIIVVSKTIRQTMGYYVAASVAGGLCGRIVAGFLSQSQPWPSYFLLLGGVTLAVGALTSLLPAEPASEPRTVRPGSLRGYLDTLQDTRLMRLYGIVFLGFFAMTGLLNYMPFRLEALDPAIGQGRISLYYLGFLLGLVVSVNAPRIAEAIGGLWPTIVTSLLVMAAGAMLAVVPAVEAMFIG